In one Lentimicrobiaceae bacterium genomic region, the following are encoded:
- a CDS encoding ParB/RepB/Spo0J family partition protein has protein sequence MTSKDISGNYVVGAIAEIELYKISTNPFQPRENFEDETLTELAESIKSQGIIQPLTVRKMGFDKYQLISGERRYRAAKMAGLETVPCFIRVANDEQMLEWALIENIQRENLNAIEIAISYNRLIEEVNITQEELSKRVGKKRATVTNYLRLLKLPAEVQAAIINDDITMGHARTLITLEDQKQQLEILNEILKKQLSVRETENLVKSIKEGKSERSEKKTKPQANKLYSDMEDKLQKHFMRKIKFSAKSKGGGTISIPFTSEEDLKKLLKALGIEEK, from the coding sequence ATTACATCAAAAGACATATCGGGGAATTACGTAGTAGGAGCTATTGCCGAGATAGAGCTGTATAAAATTAGTACAAACCCGTTTCAGCCCCGCGAAAACTTTGAAGATGAAACTCTTACCGAATTAGCCGAGTCTATCAAAAGTCAGGGTATTATACAGCCACTTACCGTTCGGAAAATGGGTTTCGACAAATATCAACTTATTTCGGGCGAAAGAAGATACAGAGCCGCTAAAATGGCAGGATTGGAAACTGTACCGTGTTTTATCAGAGTTGCCAACGATGAGCAAATGTTAGAATGGGCTTTGATTGAAAATATTCAAAGAGAAAACCTTAACGCTATTGAGATTGCTATAAGCTACAATCGACTTATTGAAGAAGTAAACATTACTCAAGAAGAACTTAGCAAAAGAGTTGGTAAAAAAAGAGCTACCGTTACCAATTATTTGCGTTTGCTCAAACTTCCCGCCGAAGTTCAGGCAGCTATCATCAACGATGATATTACCATGGGACACGCCAGAACCCTTATCACCCTTGAGGATCAAAAGCAGCAATTGGAAATTTTAAACGAAATACTAAAAAAACAATTGTCGGTCAGAGAAACCGAAAACTTGGTTAAAAGCATTAAAGAAGGCAAATCTGAGCGAAGCGAAAAAAAGACTAAACCACAAGCCAATAAGCTTTATTCGGATATGGAAGATAAACTGCAGAAACATTTTATGCGCAAAATAAAATTTAGTGCAAAAAGTAAGGGTGGGGGAACTATTAGTATTCCGTTTACTTCCGAAGAAGATTTGAAAAAGTTGCTTAAAGCTCTCGGAATAGAAGAGAAGTAA
- a CDS encoding DUF5683 domain-containing protein — MSKMKGCYFCQRLKFIVLVCSVLFTTYLNSQTYSDSLVLEQPQVIIDTTYNTLDAETLSPQKTIKPHSPHKATILAALLPGSGQIYNQKYWKVPIVYAGFGAITYYIISQTKQYNSFKDAYEWSAFTQYTIYPPSPNNIFTPVPAPPNELAKKYNANQLLTGREYYRRNVELGYIVAGFWYILTIVDAVVDAHFFDYDISNDLTLNVKPATFTAPFAHSVDAYQYPLGLNVTLNF, encoded by the coding sequence ATGAGTAAAATGAAGGGATGTTATTTTTGCCAAAGGTTAAAGTTTATCGTATTAGTTTGTTCAGTTTTATTTACAACTTATTTAAATTCGCAAACTTATTCGGACAGCTTGGTATTAGAGCAACCCCAAGTAATAATAGATACAACCTATAATACTCTTGATGCCGAAACACTTAGCCCACAAAAAACTATAAAACCACATTCGCCGCACAAAGCAACAATTTTGGCAGCGCTTTTACCAGGCTCAGGGCAGATATATAACCAAAAATATTGGAAAGTTCCTATTGTTTACGCAGGTTTTGGTGCTATAACATATTACATAATTAGTCAAACCAAACAGTATAATTCGTTTAAAGATGCCTACGAGTGGTCGGCTTTTACGCAATATACAATTTATCCGCCTTCGCCTAACAATATTTTTACACCTGTACCGGCACCGCCAAACGAATTGGCTAAAAAATACAATGCTAATCAGTTGCTTACAGGCAGAGAATATTACAGACGCAACGTTGAGCTTGGCTACATAGTTGCAGGGTTTTGGTACATTTTAACCATAGTCGATGCCGTTGTTGATGCTCACTTTTTCGACTACGATATCAGCAACGACCTTACTCTAAACGTGAAACCCGCCACTTTTACAGCTCCTTTTGCTCATTCTGTAGATGCATACCAATACCCATTGGGATTGAACGTTACACTTAATTTTTGA
- the dapB gene encoding 4-hydroxy-tetrahydrodipicolinate reductase encodes MNIAILGYGKMGKMISQYVENETNDTIALIIDNTDDWKNKGAELKNCDVAIDFSEPAVAIDNIITCFKNNVPVVCGTTGWYDKLEYVRQMCEKYDGSLVYASNFSIGVNIFSEINKRLSKIMEKYAQYEVKVAETHHTAKLDKPSGTAITLANQIIENNATYSDWELTDDNGNTKKQHSIPVISYREGNEVGTHEITWQSAEDLISIKHKAFSRLGFVKGALLSAKWILDKKGVFTVNDVVNS; translated from the coding sequence ATGAATATTGCAATTTTAGGATACGGAAAAATGGGAAAAATGATTTCTCAGTACGTCGAAAATGAGACAAATGATACTATTGCTCTAATTATCGACAATACCGACGATTGGAAAAACAAAGGAGCGGAATTGAAAAACTGTGATGTGGCAATAGATTTTTCGGAGCCTGCCGTAGCAATAGATAATATTATTACTTGTTTTAAAAATAATGTTCCAGTTGTGTGCGGAACTACAGGTTGGTACGACAAATTAGAATATGTAAGGCAAATGTGCGAAAAGTACGACGGAAGTTTGGTTTATGCATCTAATTTTAGCATTGGTGTTAATATTTTTAGCGAAATTAATAAACGATTGTCTAAAATTATGGAAAAATACGCTCAATACGAGGTGAAAGTAGCAGAAACTCATCATACAGCTAAGCTCGATAAGCCAAGCGGAACGGCAATAACTTTGGCAAACCAGATAATTGAAAATAACGCGACATACTCCGATTGGGAACTCACCGACGACAACGGCAATACAAAAAAACAACACAGTATTCCTGTAATTTCATATCGCGAAGGCAACGAAGTTGGCACACACGAAATAACTTGGCAAAGTGCCGAAGATTTGATAAGCATAAAACATAAAGCCTTTTCCAGATTGGGTTTTGTAAAAGGAGCCTTGCTTTCGGCAAAATGGATTTTGGATAAAAAAGGCGTTTTTACTGTAAATGACGTAGTTAACTCGTAG